The Pontibacter pudoricolor genome contains a region encoding:
- a CDS encoding multicopper oxidase family protein gives MNNLQPQAKPIRHFDLTAQQKNISIAGQDATILTYNGSFPGPLLEVKEGEVVTIDFINQLREPSNLHLHGIFMSPEDDKPHQVVAPGESLGYTFEALPGSAGMYWYHPHAHGKVTRQLFEGLSGPIIVRGAVDELEPIASATEKVLVLHDITLQNGTVAPHAGMDWGKGKEGELVLVNGEHQPEISAPTGLLRLRIVNASSARYYNLNIPGKRLQVIGMDGSFLEAPVAMETLLLTPGERADILIETTQVQELQLLNLPYTRTPAGPSLDIPAAGMVLAKFNITGEPKTIALPTKLIEIPELDLTAATDYKTITFGANMQPLQFTINGKAFDHHRTDLTAKTGTLEVWDIVNPMAMDHPFHLHTFPFQVLSINDIPMPYLAWKDVVNVPANCTVRIAIPFTKYTGSVMYHCHILEHEDLGMMGNLEVV, from the coding sequence ATGAACAACCTTCAGCCACAAGCCAAACCGATCCGCCACTTCGACCTGACGGCACAGCAAAAAAACATCAGCATAGCCGGACAGGATGCAACAATTCTGACTTATAACGGCAGCTTTCCGGGACCTTTACTGGAAGTAAAGGAAGGAGAAGTGGTAACGATAGATTTTATAAACCAGCTGCGTGAGCCAAGCAATCTGCACCTGCACGGTATTTTTATGTCGCCGGAGGATGACAAGCCGCACCAGGTTGTAGCGCCAGGTGAATCGCTGGGCTATACTTTTGAAGCGCTACCAGGCAGTGCCGGCATGTATTGGTACCATCCGCACGCCCACGGCAAAGTTACCCGCCAGCTGTTCGAAGGGTTGTCAGGTCCGATCATCGTCCGCGGAGCTGTGGACGAGCTGGAGCCTATCGCTTCTGCTACCGAAAAGGTGCTGGTGCTGCACGACATCACACTGCAAAACGGTACAGTTGCACCACATGCAGGCATGGACTGGGGCAAAGGCAAAGAAGGAGAACTGGTACTGGTAAATGGAGAGCACCAACCGGAAATATCCGCTCCAACAGGACTACTGAGGCTACGGATTGTGAATGCATCATCTGCCCGCTATTATAACCTGAACATACCCGGAAAACGACTGCAGGTAATAGGTATGGATGGCAGTTTCCTGGAAGCACCTGTGGCTATGGAAACGCTGCTGCTTACGCCCGGCGAAAGAGCCGATATACTGATTGAAACCACACAGGTACAAGAACTTCAATTATTAAATCTACCTTATACCCGCACACCTGCCGGACCAAGTTTAGATATACCAGCCGCAGGTATGGTACTGGCAAAATTCAACATTACAGGTGAGCCGAAAACTATAGCCTTGCCAACTAAACTCATAGAAATACCTGAGCTTGATCTAACGGCTGCCACAGACTATAAAACCATAACTTTCGGTGCTAATATGCAGCCGCTGCAATTCACCATCAATGGCAAAGCGTTTGACCATCATCGCACTGATCTTACAGCCAAAACTGGCACCCTGGAAGTATGGGATATTGTGAACCCGATGGCAATGGACCACCCGTTTCACCTGCACACTTTTCCGTTTCAGGTACTAAGTATAAATGATATACCAATGCCATACCTGGCATGGAAAGATGTGGTAAATGTGCCGGCTAACTGCACCGTACGTATTGCGATTCCATTCACTAAGTATACCGGCAGCGTAATGTACCATTGCCATATCCTGGAACACGAGGACCTGGGTATGATGGGAAACCTGGAAGTGGTTTGA
- a CDS encoding sigma-54-dependent transcriptional regulator, which produces MENNLGRILVIDDNEDVLFSAKMLLRKHAKEVVMEKNPKKIPFLLTNYEFDIILLDMNYSQDITSGQEGFYWLQEILKYDPSAVVVMITAFGDVEMAVRAVKEGATDFVLKPWQNEKLIATLSAASKLRNSYKEVSQLKEVNRTLSAELNSTSDIITGTSQPMQQLFSIIDKVAKTDADILLLGENGTGKEVIARTIHQRSSRADKVFVTVDMGAVTESLFESELFGHKKGAFTDAKEDRVGRIEAANGGTLFLDEIGNLSLAMQAKLLTVLQRREVIRVGTNKPIPVNVRLICATNMPLKEMVARNEFRQDLLYRINTVELNLPPLRNRLDDIPVFAEHFLGVYARKYKQPFKRLSDSGLARLSRYSWPGNVRELQHVLERASIMSDNRELQAEDFFFLAESETSATIALPANDARRLDDLEREAVQRALEKHDGNVSKAAKELGLSRGALYRRLEKYEL; this is translated from the coding sequence ATGGAAAATAACCTGGGACGCATACTGGTAATCGACGATAACGAGGACGTGCTTTTCTCTGCTAAAATGCTGCTGCGTAAACATGCCAAAGAAGTAGTGATGGAGAAGAACCCGAAGAAGATACCATTTCTGCTTACCAACTATGAGTTCGATATAATACTGCTGGATATGAACTATAGCCAGGACATTACCAGCGGACAGGAAGGTTTTTACTGGCTACAGGAAATCCTGAAATATGATCCGTCGGCGGTGGTAGTGATGATAACTGCGTTTGGCGATGTGGAGATGGCAGTGCGGGCAGTAAAAGAAGGCGCTACCGACTTTGTGCTCAAACCCTGGCAAAACGAAAAGCTGATCGCAACACTTTCGGCGGCATCCAAGCTTAGAAATTCCTATAAAGAAGTGTCTCAGCTTAAAGAAGTAAATCGCACACTTTCAGCTGAGCTCAACTCAACTTCTGATATCATTACCGGTACCAGCCAGCCCATGCAGCAACTCTTTTCGATTATTGATAAAGTTGCTAAAACGGATGCTGATATTTTACTGCTGGGCGAGAACGGAACAGGTAAAGAGGTGATTGCCCGAACAATACACCAACGCTCTTCCCGCGCCGATAAAGTGTTTGTTACCGTAGATATGGGCGCTGTTACAGAATCTTTGTTTGAAAGTGAATTATTCGGGCATAAGAAAGGTGCGTTTACCGATGCGAAAGAGGATAGAGTAGGTAGGATAGAGGCGGCCAACGGCGGGACGCTATTTCTGGATGAGATCGGGAATTTATCGCTGGCCATGCAGGCAAAATTACTGACCGTGCTGCAGCGCCGCGAAGTTATCAGAGTTGGAACCAACAAGCCAATACCCGTAAACGTACGGCTGATCTGCGCCACCAATATGCCCCTGAAGGAGATGGTTGCCCGTAACGAATTCCGCCAGGATCTGCTTTACCGCATTAATACCGTAGAGCTTAACCTGCCACCTTTACGCAACCGGCTAGATGATATTCCGGTGTTTGCGGAGCATTTTTTGGGCGTCTATGCTCGCAAGTACAAGCAGCCATTTAAGCGACTTTCGGATAGCGGTCTGGCCAGACTGAGCCGCTATAGTTGGCCGGGCAATGTGCGCGAGTTACAGCATGTACTGGAGCGTGCATCCATTATGAGCGATAACCGGGAACTGCAAGCTGAAGATTTTTTCTTTTTAGCTGAATCAGAAACCTCTGCAACTATAGCTTTACCCGCAAATGATGCCCGTCGTCTGGACGACCTGGAACGGGAAGCCGTGCAGCGGGCACTGGAAAAACATGACGGCAACGTATCGAAAGCTGCAAAAGAATTAGGCCTGTCGCGCGGGG
- a CDS encoding cation diffusion facilitator family transporter has product MGHHHHHGHHHHHATGNIRFAFFLNLGFAILELIGGFFVNSVAIMSDALHDFGDAFTLGMSYFLQQKSEQAGNAKYTYGYKRYSVAGALLTSVILILGSVFVLTEAFERLLNPEMPDPYGMLLFGVVGLAVNGAAFFRLRSGHNLNQRAVSLHMLEDLLGWLAVMLGSIILLFFELPWLDPLLSVGISFFMLYNACKNAWSAFKILLQENPLATDLDKVKEQMLTLPNVQDIHQLKVWSLDGEHHVLSAHVMVAGIKEPDAIAALKQEIRNTLKPFAITDATLELEQAGEECTMKL; this is encoded by the coding sequence ATGGGACATCACCATCATCACGGGCATCACCACCATCACGCTACGGGTAACATCCGCTTTGCTTTTTTCCTGAACCTTGGCTTTGCCATACTTGAACTGATAGGTGGCTTTTTTGTAAATAGTGTAGCCATTATGAGCGACGCGTTGCACGATTTCGGCGATGCCTTTACCCTGGGCATGAGTTATTTCCTGCAGCAAAAATCGGAGCAGGCTGGCAACGCTAAGTATACCTATGGCTATAAACGTTATTCGGTAGCAGGAGCTTTGCTTACATCGGTTATACTTATACTTGGCTCCGTGTTTGTGCTGACCGAAGCTTTTGAGAGGTTGCTGAACCCCGAAATGCCTGATCCTTACGGCATGTTGCTTTTTGGTGTAGTTGGATTGGCGGTAAACGGAGCTGCCTTTTTCAGGCTGCGCAGCGGGCATAACCTGAACCAGCGCGCTGTATCGCTACACATGCTGGAAGACCTGCTGGGTTGGCTGGCTGTGATGTTGGGGAGCATTATCCTGTTGTTTTTCGAACTTCCGTGGCTCGATCCGCTGCTTTCGGTGGGTATTTCATTTTTTATGCTCTACAACGCCTGCAAAAATGCATGGTCAGCTTTCAAAATACTGCTACAGGAAAACCCGTTGGCTACTGATCTGGACAAGGTAAAAGAGCAGATGTTGACATTACCTAATGTGCAGGATATACATCAATTAAAAGTATGGTCCCTGGACGGGGAGCACCACGTACTTTCAGCGCATGTAATGGTAGCAGGTATAAAAGAACCGGATGCCATAGCTGCCCTGAAACAGGAGATACGTAACACCCTGAAACCTTTTGCAATTACAGATGCGACCCTGGAGTTAGAGCAGGCAGGGGAGGAATGCACAATGAAACTATAG
- a CDS encoding AAA family ATPase, translated as MQIEKLKIVGLYGYITKEIDFNNDLTLLVGINGSGKTSILNIVNWLLKPSIADLCVTEFKILQLLFNWKGSKYQIVCKHNKTTLKYEIITEKETYHPLTVRLPITPSKINNDESLKTNLLQNYIGLAPDQKEKKTWEFISTIPSPTVIGLDRNIYTEEVDRVYIEESIRGKIMKKPASIISPLDRVKEIVNREYRKKKNSILQLTSNLKNYLMLSTFDGSITIQSISDGNKHKLNLNQIEGAEKRINNYFKNFETKILTESEKSRISKYFSQLKEVVEKYQESPNDDLVKIFYTLNANQFIKVIKLLKEFEKFEAESTKALEQINQYLATLNSFFKDSSKELLFREDTSELTFNALDQNGNVISKHRDIKFLSSGEQQVLILFSYIAFNSEDGRIFIIDEPELSLHIKWQEEFLDQLEKITPKYTQLILATHSPILANRKREKVKVLLPYNN; from the coding sequence ATGCAAATAGAGAAATTAAAAATTGTTGGCCTTTACGGTTATATTACTAAAGAAATTGATTTTAATAATGATCTTACACTATTAGTCGGAATTAATGGTTCAGGTAAAACAAGTATTTTAAATATAGTCAATTGGTTATTAAAACCTTCAATTGCAGATTTGTGTGTAACAGAATTTAAAATATTACAACTCCTTTTTAATTGGAAAGGAAGTAAGTATCAAATTGTGTGCAAACACAATAAGACCACCTTAAAATATGAGATTATTACCGAAAAAGAAACCTATCATCCGCTTACTGTAAGGCTTCCTATAACACCATCTAAAATAAATAATGATGAGAGTTTAAAGACAAACTTATTACAGAATTACATTGGTTTAGCTCCCGATCAGAAAGAAAAAAAAACTTGGGAATTCATTTCAACTATACCCAGTCCAACAGTAATCGGTCTAGATAGAAACATTTATACTGAAGAGGTTGATAGGGTTTACATAGAAGAGAGTATACGGGGTAAGATTATGAAGAAACCTGCAAGCATAATATCCCCATTAGACAGAGTCAAAGAAATAGTAAATAGAGAATATCGTAAAAAGAAAAATTCAATACTTCAACTAACAAGCAATCTTAAAAATTATTTGATGCTATCAACCTTTGATGGTAGTATCACTATCCAATCCATATCAGATGGTAATAAACACAAACTCAATCTAAATCAGATTGAAGGTGCTGAAAAACGAATCAATAATTATTTCAAAAACTTTGAAACTAAAATATTAACTGAGAGCGAAAAATCAAGAATTTCCAAATACTTCTCTCAGTTAAAAGAAGTAGTAGAAAAATATCAAGAAAGTCCAAATGATGATCTTGTTAAAATATTTTATACTCTTAATGCAAATCAATTTATTAAAGTAATAAAACTTTTAAAGGAATTTGAAAAGTTTGAAGCTGAATCAACAAAAGCATTAGAACAGATAAATCAATATCTAGCTACATTGAATTCTTTTTTTAAAGATTCTTCTAAAGAACTATTGTTTAGAGAAGATACTTCTGAGCTAACTTTTAATGCTTTAGACCAAAATGGTAATGTAATAAGTAAACATAGAGACATCAAATTTCTTTCTTCAGGTGAACAACAAGTTTTAATACTGTTTTCATACATAGCCTTCAATAGTGAGGATGGAAGAATTTTCATAATAGATGAGCCTGAGTTATCTCTTCATATCAAGTGGCAAGAAGAATTTCTTGATCAGTTGGAAAAAATAACACCAAAATATACACAACTTATTCTTGCTACACACTCACCAATTTTAGCAAATAGAAAAAGAGAAAAAGTAAAAGTATTGTTGCCTTACAATAACTAA
- a CDS encoding MBL fold metallo-hydrolase, producing the protein MNRKSFLKNSLLGSSLLLLPGPAQNFFSGTSSKSIKLSIRNPQQKNICATCGTRYATAKTTNDTCPICEDDRQYVGDGGQTWLSYTDVAKGKSIQVTKLQENIYELKISPSFAIGQKAHLVLSESGNVLWDCIPYLDEQTITYIKSLGGIKAIAISHPHYYSLMAEWAAALDCPIYLHENDKQWIQDNSKHISLWHGAELPLWDGMKVVHVGGHFDGSTVLHLPNHGLKGTLFTGDSLYVTRDRKHVSMMYSYPNLVPLPQKAIEQINSRVEPLEFDTIHGAFNGQLIATGAKDAFRRSVKRYLNIFEV; encoded by the coding sequence ATGAACCGTAAATCATTTCTTAAAAACTCCCTGCTGGGCTCGTCGCTTCTGCTCCTGCCTGGCCCTGCACAAAATTTCTTTTCTGGTACCAGCTCCAAAAGTATCAAACTTAGCATCCGCAACCCGCAACAAAAGAATATCTGCGCCACCTGTGGCACCCGTTACGCCACTGCCAAAACTACCAACGATACCTGCCCGATCTGCGAAGACGATCGCCAGTATGTAGGCGATGGTGGCCAGACCTGGCTGAGCTATACTGATGTGGCAAAAGGCAAAAGCATTCAGGTTACTAAACTGCAGGAAAACATATACGAACTAAAGATCTCTCCTAGCTTCGCCATTGGCCAGAAAGCACACCTGGTACTGTCAGAGAGCGGTAATGTACTGTGGGATTGTATTCCTTACCTGGATGAACAGACAATTACCTATATCAAGTCACTGGGTGGGATAAAGGCCATCGCTATTTCGCACCCACACTACTATAGTTTGATGGCCGAATGGGCTGCCGCTTTAGATTGCCCGATTTACCTGCACGAGAATGATAAGCAGTGGATACAGGATAATAGTAAACACATCAGTTTATGGCATGGTGCTGAACTGCCGCTTTGGGATGGTATGAAAGTAGTTCATGTAGGTGGACATTTTGATGGCAGCACCGTACTGCACCTACCAAACCACGGTCTCAAAGGTACCCTGTTTACCGGCGACAGCTTGTATGTTACACGAGACCGCAAACATGTATCGATGATGTATAGTTACCCAAACCTGGTGCCGCTTCCTCAAAAAGCCATTGAGCAGATTAACAGCCGTGTCGAGCCGCTTGAATTTGATACTATACACGGTGCATTTAACGGACAACTTATTGCTACCGGGGCAAAAGACGCTTTCAGAAGATCCGTAAAACGCTACCTGAACATTTTTGAAGTATAG
- a CDS encoding DoxX family protein: protein MKNSSIPTFILAARILIGITFLIAGLHKVMFWDGPAMWMASKGIPFVPVLLGAAMVTELVGAMLLFAGIKVKQTAIVLILLLLPMTLMMHTFWNMEGMMQQTAIMDFIQNIAIMGGLIALAVVAHLAAKQKVSVK from the coding sequence ATGAAAAATTCATCTATTCCAACATTTATACTTGCCGCCAGAATCCTGATCGGTATTACTTTTCTGATTGCAGGCTTACATAAAGTAATGTTCTGGGACGGGCCTGCCATGTGGATGGCATCGAAAGGAATACCATTTGTACCTGTGCTGCTGGGTGCGGCCATGGTAACTGAACTGGTAGGAGCTATGCTGCTATTTGCCGGTATCAAAGTAAAACAAACCGCCATCGTACTTATCCTGCTGTTGCTACCCATGACACTTATGATGCATACTTTCTGGAATATGGAAGGTATGATGCAGCAAACTGCCATCATGGACTTTATCCAGAACATCGCCATTATGGGTGGTTTAATAGCACTGGCTGTAGTAGCGCATCTGGCAGCGAAGCAGAAGGTATCTGTAAAATAA
- a CDS encoding D-2-hydroxyacid dehydrogenase family protein, translated as MHIIIPDDYQNVVHTLSCIELLKDHQVTIYNDTLNDTEALAERFKTADVLVLTRERTAITEDLISQLSNLKLISQTGKISNHLDLAACTRYNIAVAEGVGSPVAPAELAWLLIMNVVRQVPQAIEGMKAGLWQTNIGSTINGKLIGIWGYGKIGKRIAGYAKAFGAEVIVWGSESSRTQAKQDGFLAAASKAEFFTEADVVTLHLRLTDSTKSIVKPEDLAMMKKDAVVVNTSRAELIEEGALLDALQHGRPGFAALDVYESEPIYDKDYPLLQLPNVICTPHLGYVEKNGYELYFRKAFENIIAFANGTPANIANPEVLEV; from the coding sequence ATGCACATCATCATCCCCGACGATTACCAGAATGTAGTACACACCTTGTCATGTATTGAGCTGCTTAAAGACCATCAGGTAACCATTTACAACGATACGCTGAATGATACTGAAGCCTTAGCCGAACGCTTCAAAACTGCTGATGTTTTGGTGCTTACACGAGAGCGTACTGCTATCACAGAAGATCTTATTTCACAGCTGTCCAACCTAAAACTCATTAGTCAGACCGGTAAAATTTCTAACCACCTGGATCTGGCAGCCTGCACCAGGTATAACATTGCGGTTGCCGAAGGTGTTGGCTCTCCGGTAGCTCCTGCTGAGCTTGCCTGGCTCCTGATTATGAATGTCGTAAGACAAGTACCACAGGCCATAGAAGGGATGAAAGCCGGACTATGGCAAACAAACATCGGCAGCACTATAAACGGAAAGCTGATCGGCATCTGGGGCTATGGAAAGATTGGTAAGCGCATAGCAGGCTATGCCAAGGCTTTCGGGGCTGAAGTTATAGTTTGGGGTAGTGAAAGTTCCAGAACACAGGCCAAGCAGGATGGCTTTTTAGCTGCTGCCAGCAAAGCAGAGTTCTTCACTGAAGCCGATGTGGTAACGCTGCATTTACGCCTCACCGACAGCACCAAAAGTATAGTTAAGCCTGAAGACTTAGCCATGATGAAAAAGGACGCCGTAGTGGTAAATACCAGCCGGGCCGAACTGATAGAAGAAGGAGCTTTGCTGGATGCATTACAACATGGCAGACCTGGTTTTGCCGCTTTGGATGTATATGAATCTGAACCTATCTACGACAAAGATTATCCATTGCTGCAACTGCCTAATGTGATCTGCACGCCACACCTGGGCTACGTAGAGAAAAACGGTTACGAACTATACTTCCGCAAAGCATTTGAGAACATTATTGCCTTTGCCAACGGCACACCTGCCAACATTGCCAACCCGGAAGTGCTGGAAGTATAA
- a CDS encoding ABC transporter permease: MLKIYFLTAMRSLVRNKSYSILNIAGLALGITCSILLFLVIQYQLSYDSFHLKADRIYRLVVTFPENDFNTPASHFPLAANMRSNNKLGFEEITQIKGDAGARINIPSNGTGTGKKFLVDENIGFIEPSFFDVFDFNTGPVDVRSHFTEPNVVILTKSLATKYFPDQNAIGKVIRYNNQYNLKVISVMPDMPGNTEFPFVMLVSYETIRKTLPTDWGNLSSDHQTFVVLPDNLSATRAEAAVNQFISKHTERESPGHTLHYLMQPLKDIHYNTSFYGAFAQTPISKELILAMAIVGIVLLLTACINFINLATAQAIRRAKEVGVRKVMGSSRTQLVIQFLCETLLIVLCATFLSVILTELALPYLNTLLDLQITFSLVDDKLLLLFLGIQTLLVTLFAGFYPAFVLSSLQPITALRNRMSVQRFGGISLRQVLVVMQFTICQVLIICTLLVNEQMNFFRNKSLGFNKEAVITVFLPLNTGDKIQPLRQELLNNPAIREISFGSDAPSSGNISYGNFYFNHASKDEDFQTHKKFVDPYYFSLFDMKFLAGKAYPNSDSIHYMVINDTMRRKLGIKTPEDAIGKHLSLGDRRFAGTIVGVVADFHQASLASPIEPLVMTKNPEAYSVISAKIDMTQQKEALQHLEKVWEKVYPDDVFNYKYLDETIAEFYQDEARQNTLFKIFSLIAIFIGCLGLYGLVAFMAAQRTKEVGIRKVLGASVFNITVLFSKEFIKLVLIAFLIAVPIAYYLMNLWLQDFSYRISLGYGAFILAGVATLTIALLTMSTQAIKAALSNPVLSLKSE; the protein is encoded by the coding sequence ATGTTAAAGATCTATTTCCTTACGGCTATGCGCTCACTTGTCCGTAACAAGAGTTACAGCATCCTGAACATTGCCGGACTTGCTCTTGGCATTACCTGTAGCATCCTGCTTTTCCTGGTAATCCAGTACCAGCTTAGTTATGACAGCTTTCACCTGAAAGCCGACAGAATCTATCGATTGGTAGTTACTTTCCCGGAAAATGATTTTAACACGCCTGCCTCCCATTTTCCGTTGGCAGCCAATATGCGAAGCAACAATAAACTTGGCTTTGAAGAGATAACTCAGATAAAGGGAGATGCAGGTGCACGGATAAATATTCCATCGAACGGCACAGGTACCGGTAAGAAGTTTTTGGTTGATGAGAATATCGGTTTTATAGAACCAAGCTTTTTTGATGTTTTTGATTTTAATACAGGCCCCGTGGATGTGAGATCGCACTTTACGGAGCCCAATGTAGTGATACTAACGAAGTCTCTTGCAACAAAATATTTCCCGGACCAGAATGCAATTGGCAAAGTAATCAGGTACAACAACCAATACAACCTGAAGGTAATTTCCGTGATGCCGGATATGCCTGGCAATACAGAGTTTCCTTTTGTAATGCTCGTATCCTATGAAACAATTCGAAAGACACTGCCAACGGATTGGGGTAATTTGTCGAGCGACCACCAGACATTTGTGGTTCTACCAGATAATCTGTCTGCAACCAGGGCTGAAGCAGCTGTCAATCAATTTATAAGCAAACATACAGAAAGAGAGAGCCCAGGACATACTCTGCATTACCTGATGCAACCACTGAAAGATATACACTATAATACCAGCTTTTATGGAGCATTCGCTCAGACGCCTATTTCAAAAGAACTGATTCTGGCTATGGCTATAGTTGGCATAGTGCTACTTTTAACCGCTTGCATAAACTTTATAAACCTTGCTACTGCACAGGCCATCAGACGTGCCAAAGAAGTTGGTGTGAGAAAAGTAATGGGTAGCAGCCGCACTCAATTGGTTATCCAGTTTTTATGCGAAACCCTATTAATAGTGCTTTGTGCTACTTTTCTGTCGGTTATTCTTACGGAGCTGGCTTTACCATACCTGAATACGCTTCTCGACCTTCAGATAACTTTCAGTTTGGTTGATGATAAACTACTGTTACTGTTCCTGGGAATACAAACCTTACTGGTCACGCTTTTCGCCGGCTTTTACCCTGCCTTTGTTTTATCAAGTTTGCAACCCATTACAGCGCTGCGCAATCGTATGAGCGTGCAACGTTTTGGCGGCATATCCTTACGCCAGGTATTAGTGGTCATGCAATTCACCATTTGCCAGGTGCTCATTATATGTACCCTTCTGGTAAATGAACAAATGAACTTTTTCCGAAACAAATCCTTAGGCTTTAATAAGGAAGCCGTAATCACCGTTTTTTTACCTCTGAACACAGGAGATAAAATTCAGCCTCTGCGCCAGGAGTTATTAAATAATCCCGCGATCAGGGAAATCAGCTTTGGCTCAGATGCCCCTTCATCTGGCAACATCAGCTACGGTAACTTCTACTTTAACCATGCGTCAAAAGATGAAGATTTTCAGACTCACAAAAAGTTTGTAGACCCTTATTACTTTAGTTTGTTTGATATGAAGTTTCTGGCTGGCAAAGCGTATCCGAACAGCGACTCAATACATTACATGGTGATCAATGACACGATGCGTCGCAAACTAGGAATCAAAACGCCTGAGGATGCCATCGGAAAACATTTGTCTTTGGGTGACAGAAGATTTGCGGGTACTATAGTTGGTGTCGTAGCCGATTTTCATCAGGCATCACTGGCATCGCCCATAGAACCGCTTGTTATGACAAAAAACCCGGAAGCCTACAGTGTTATCTCTGCCAAAATAGACATGACTCAACAAAAAGAAGCGCTTCAGCATCTGGAAAAAGTTTGGGAAAAGGTTTACCCGGATGACGTATTTAATTATAAATACCTTGATGAAACTATAGCCGAATTTTACCAGGATGAGGCCAGACAAAATACCCTCTTCAAAATATTTTCGCTGATAGCAATTTTTATTGGTTGCTTAGGTTTATATGGGCTGGTCGCGTTTATGGCTGCGCAGCGAACCAAAGAAGTAGGAATCCGAAAAGTATTAGGCGCCTCCGTATTTAACATTACAGTGCTGTTCTCAAAGGAATTTATAAAGCTCGTTCTAATTGCTTTCCTGATCGCAGTACCGATAGCCTACTATTTAATGAACCTGTGGTTACAGGACTTTTCGTACCGGATTTCACTAGGGTATGGTGCATTTATACTGGCTGGTGTGGCTACATTAACCATTGCCTTGCTCACGATGAGTACACAAGCTATAAAAGCAGCACTTTCTAATCCTGTTCTTTCGTTGAAGAGTGAATAG
- a CDS encoding heavy-metal-associated domain-containing protein, producing the protein MIDLHFQTNINCMGCVSKVTPVLNTTEGIQSWNVDTTNSSKVLTVKTDSLTAPEIITVVEKAGFKAEML; encoded by the coding sequence ATGATAGACTTACATTTTCAGACTAACATCAACTGTATGGGTTGTGTGTCTAAAGTTACCCCTGTACTCAACACAACCGAAGGCATCCAAAGTTGGAACGTGGATACCACCAACTCGAGCAAAGTGCTTACCGTGAAGACTGATTCCCTAACTGCACCCGAAATCATAACTGTAGTTGAGAAGGCTGGATTTAAAGCAGAGATGCTTTAA
- a CDS encoding helix-turn-helix domain-containing protein, with product MTKAGAPIPVYNEADSFAKHTFRDFYIASYQDSPDAGLKRVAPHRHTYYEIIWITEGSGLHVIDFKPYAFKGPCLFLLQPSHIHQIRKDGPTKGYVLKFNESVFAVEAGAENLLLKYGIFDNINVQPVLHLDAAAVALLNDLMQKMLQEFKQPTDLSEVIIASYLKIFLLQVYKLKDANQQETQLTPEPRYLQYRTFKQMLEERYHHQHAVQDYADALALTPRTLNEITHRYAGKNVSQLIKERLVLEAKRLLHHGQYSVKEIAAQLGFEDAAYFTRFFTKNTGTSPLAFRSKEPELVS from the coding sequence ATGACCAAGGCAGGCGCACCTATTCCTGTTTACAACGAAGCAGATAGCTTTGCAAAACATACATTCCGCGATTTTTACATTGCTTCGTACCAGGATTCGCCAGATGCCGGCCTTAAACGCGTTGCCCCGCACCGTCATACCTATTACGAGATCATATGGATTACAGAAGGCAGCGGCCTACACGTCATCGACTTTAAGCCTTACGCTTTTAAAGGACCATGCCTTTTTCTCTTGCAGCCCAGCCACATCCACCAGATCCGGAAAGACGGACCAACCAAAGGTTATGTACTTAAGTTTAACGAATCTGTTTTTGCTGTAGAAGCCGGTGCTGAGAACCTGCTGTTAAAGTATGGCATTTTTGATAATATCAATGTGCAGCCGGTACTTCACCTGGATGCCGCCGCCGTTGCCCTGCTCAATGACCTGATGCAGAAAATGCTGCAGGAGTTTAAACAACCAACCGACCTGTCTGAAGTGATCATCGCTTCTTACCTCAAGATATTCCTGTTGCAGGTGTATAAACTAAAAGACGCAAACCAGCAGGAAACTCAGCTAACACCAGAACCACGATACCTGCAGTACCGCACTTTTAAACAAATGCTGGAAGAGCGCTACCACCACCAACATGCCGTGCAGGACTATGCCGATGCACTTGCTCTGACTCCCAGAACGTTGAACGAGATCACGCATAGGTATGCGGGCAAAAACGTAAGTCAACTGATAAAAGAACGTCTTGTATTGGAAGCCAAACGCCTTCTTCACCACGGACAGTACTCGGTAAAGGAAATAGCCGCGCAGCTGGGATTTGAAGATGCGGCCTACTTTACACGCTTCTTCACCAAAAACACCGGCACTTCTCCCCTTGCCTTCCGAAGCAAAGAACCGGAGCTGGTTAGCTAG